Proteins from one Streptomyces genisteinicus genomic window:
- a CDS encoding MFS transporter — MTDARLRHGRASLAFSFFAQGVAFALLVTRIPAVQERYGISDGLLPVFLAAVPVLAGVGSVLTGRAVRRIAPSAVLRWSQPVVLLSLLGVAGGRDVWHVAVALGVFGLAVGALDASMNMLGVSLQREYGRSIMLGFHAAYSLGGITGATLAWAGAHQDLALLTSYLPVVLLLVSAALVASRWYADRTGGEPEGPDEAGSGGTGVPFGVLMPLCLVMAFAYIGDSTVSNWSAKYLEDVLGGSEELATVPYNAYMVTTLIGRTVGDLGVRRFGAVAVVRCGTLLAAAGFAVVATAPGPWAGIGGFTLLGLGLCVVVPQTFAAAGRLAPGRSDAAVARLNVFNYVGFLVGSPLVGALGDAWSYRGAMLVPMVLVLATLGYARSFGSDDARYGGGHERPRVVDVGRGGNEV, encoded by the coding sequence ATGACAGATGCGCGGTTGCGCCACGGGCGGGCCTCCCTGGCGTTCAGCTTCTTCGCGCAGGGCGTCGCGTTCGCCCTGCTGGTGACCCGGATACCGGCCGTGCAGGAGCGGTACGGGATATCCGACGGCCTCCTCCCGGTGTTCCTCGCGGCCGTGCCCGTCCTCGCCGGAGTCGGCAGCGTGCTGACCGGACGGGCCGTGCGGCGGATCGCGCCGAGCGCCGTACTGCGCTGGTCCCAGCCGGTGGTCCTGCTCTCCCTCCTCGGCGTGGCCGGCGGACGGGACGTCTGGCACGTGGCCGTCGCACTGGGCGTGTTCGGGCTCGCGGTCGGAGCGCTCGACGCCTCCATGAACATGCTGGGCGTCAGCCTCCAGCGGGAGTACGGGCGGAGCATCATGCTCGGCTTCCACGCCGCCTACAGCCTCGGCGGGATCACCGGTGCCACCCTGGCGTGGGCCGGGGCCCACCAGGACCTGGCCCTCCTCACCTCGTACCTGCCGGTGGTCCTGCTGCTCGTGTCGGCCGCCCTGGTCGCGAGCCGGTGGTACGCGGACCGGACGGGCGGCGAGCCGGAGGGCCCGGACGAGGCCGGAAGCGGCGGTACGGGGGTGCCGTTCGGGGTGCTGATGCCGCTGTGCCTGGTGATGGCCTTCGCGTACATCGGGGACTCCACCGTCTCCAACTGGAGCGCGAAGTACCTGGAGGACGTGCTCGGCGGCTCGGAGGAGCTGGCGACGGTGCCCTACAACGCGTACATGGTGACCACCCTCATCGGGCGGACCGTCGGCGACCTGGGCGTGCGGCGGTTCGGCGCGGTGGCGGTGGTCCGGTGCGGGACCCTGCTCGCGGCCGCCGGCTTCGCCGTGGTGGCGACGGCACCGGGGCCGTGGGCGGGCATCGGGGGCTTCACCCTGCTCGGGCTCGGGCTGTGCGTCGTCGTGCCGCAGACCTTCGCCGCGGCAGGCCGCCTCGCCCCGGGGCGGAGCGACGCCGCGGTGGCACGGCTGAACGTCTTCAACTACGTGGGCTTCCTCGTCGGCTCGCCCCTGGTGGGCGCGCTCGGAGACGCGTGGAGCTACCGGGGGGCGATGCTGGTGCCGATGGTCCTGGTGCTCGCGACGCTCGGGTACGCCCGTTCGTTCGGATCGGACGACGCCCGATACGGTGGCGGGCATGAGCGGCCGCGGGTTGTTGATGTGGGACGAGGCGGTAACGAAGTATGA
- a CDS encoding acetoin utilization protein AcuC has protein sequence MSGRGLLMWDEAVTKYDFGDSHPMDPVRLALTMGLVRAYGLDRAVDVVAAKPAGDSTLRLVHRADYVAAVRAASGDPHGADQSYGLGTVDDPAFAGMHEASALIAGQSVGAAEAVWRGEAGHAVNFAGGLHHAMPGAASGFCIYNDASLAIARLLELGAERVAYVDVDVHHGDGVQAAFWDDPRVLTISLHEHPRTLFPQTGWPEETGGGGAAEGSAVNLALPAGTGDEGWLRAFHAVVPELLADFRPQVLVTQHGADTHFEDPLAHLAVSLDAQRAVQEACHDLAHSCADGKWIALGGGGYEIVDVVPRSWTHLVGIAAHQPVEPESVIPPEWRDEVYARTRRLAPGRMTDGRWPVRWNGWDQGYDPGDRLDQAILATRRSVFPLRGLLA, from the coding sequence ATGAGCGGCCGCGGGTTGTTGATGTGGGACGAGGCGGTAACGAAGTATGACTTCGGGGACAGCCATCCGATGGATCCGGTGCGGCTCGCACTGACCATGGGTCTGGTGCGGGCTTACGGGCTCGACCGTGCCGTGGACGTGGTGGCGGCGAAGCCCGCGGGGGATTCGACGCTCCGGCTCGTGCACCGGGCCGACTACGTCGCGGCGGTCCGCGCGGCCTCCGGCGACCCGCACGGGGCCGACCAGTCGTACGGGCTCGGCACGGTCGACGACCCCGCCTTCGCCGGGATGCACGAGGCGTCGGCGCTGATCGCCGGACAGTCCGTGGGCGCGGCCGAGGCCGTCTGGCGCGGTGAGGCGGGGCACGCGGTGAACTTCGCCGGCGGCCTCCACCACGCGATGCCGGGAGCCGCGTCCGGCTTCTGCATCTACAACGACGCCTCGCTGGCCATCGCCCGGCTCCTCGAACTGGGCGCGGAGCGGGTCGCGTACGTGGACGTCGACGTGCACCACGGGGACGGCGTGCAGGCCGCGTTCTGGGACGACCCCCGGGTGCTGACGATCTCGCTCCACGAACATCCGCGGACCCTGTTCCCGCAGACCGGCTGGCCCGAGGAGACCGGTGGCGGCGGCGCGGCCGAGGGCTCGGCCGTCAATCTGGCGCTGCCCGCGGGAACCGGTGACGAGGGATGGCTGCGGGCGTTCCACGCGGTGGTCCCCGAACTGCTGGCGGACTTCAGGCCGCAGGTGCTCGTCACCCAGCACGGCGCCGACACCCACTTCGAGGACCCGCTGGCACATCTGGCGGTGTCGCTCGACGCACAGCGCGCGGTGCAGGAGGCGTGCCACGACCTCGCCCACTCCTGTGCGGACGGGAAGTGGATCGCGCTCGGCGGGGGCGGTTACGAGATCGTGGACGTGGTGCCGCGGTCGTGGACCCACCTGGTGGGGATCGCCGCGCACCAGCCGGTGGAGCCGGAGTCGGTGATCCCGCCGGAGTGGCGGGACGAGGTGTACGCGCGGACGCGGCGACTGGCCCCCGGGCGGATGACCGACGGCCGGTGGCCGGTGCGGTGGAACGGCTGGGACCAGGGCTACGACCCGGGGGACCGGCTCGACCAGGCGATTCTGGCCACCCGGCGATCGGTGTTCCCGCTGCGCGGCCTGCTGGCCTGA
- a CDS encoding phosphatase: MWSTTALRAHLLASGLAGDVATSREASLRSYRAFAAGDPRVTIGLDPGPAWSERRLIALMAAKCGVSADPRCVRGDDVIDPELTLRALSAFAGRLGEAVRRRAPVLFGTGHPHRLLGFYAGLADAVSAAGCPVLTPAQGRSVDITTRFGVRTLTLVYVRGVALLRDGTGARGGVHTHSPLPVRLALEAAAEAGGPLPGLVVGDHGWVCGAGQLGIEAIGLADTDDPALFVGEAEGRVSVAVPLDDAVRAGSYLPLTRYVLNRARLSQ; this comes from the coding sequence GTGTGGAGCACCACTGCGCTGCGTGCGCATCTGCTGGCCTCGGGACTGGCCGGGGACGTGGCCACCTCGCGCGAGGCGAGCCTGCGGAGCTACCGCGCGTTCGCCGCGGGGGATCCGCGGGTGACGATCGGGCTCGACCCGGGGCCGGCGTGGAGCGAACGGCGGCTGATCGCGCTGATGGCGGCCAAGTGCGGGGTGTCGGCGGACCCCCGGTGCGTGCGGGGCGACGACGTGATCGACCCGGAGCTGACGCTGCGGGCGCTGTCCGCGTTCGCCGGACGGCTGGGCGAGGCGGTGCGCCGGCGGGCCCCGGTGCTGTTCGGTACGGGGCATCCGCACCGATTGCTGGGGTTCTACGCCGGTCTCGCAGACGCCGTGTCGGCGGCGGGATGTCCTGTTCTCACCCCTGCGCAGGGGCGAAGTGTCGACATAACGACCCGGTTCGGCGTACGCACGCTCACCCTCGTCTACGTCCGGGGGGTGGCTCTGCTCCGGGACGGAACCGGTGCCCGCGGCGGCGTGCACACGCATTCGCCGCTGCCCGTCCGGCTCGCGCTGGAGGCTGCGGCCGAGGCCGGCGGCCCGCTGCCGGGGCTGGTCGTCGGTGATCACGGGTGGGTCTGCGGGGCAGGTCAGCTGGGCATCGAGGCCATCGGGCTGGCCGATACGGACGATCCGGCGCTCTTCGTCGGGGAGGCGGAGGGCAGGGTGTCGGTCGCCGTGCCGCTCGACGACGCCGTCCGGGCGGGCTCGTATCTGCCGCTCACGCGCTATGTGCTCAATCGGGCCCGTCTGTCACAGTAG
- a CDS encoding helix-turn-helix domain-containing protein, protein MTAGSERPLNEVKFLTVAEVASVMRVSKMTVYRLVHSGHLPAIRVGRSFRVPEQAVHEYLRESFVGVESA, encoded by the coding sequence ATGACAGCTGGCAGCGAAAGGCCTCTCAACGAGGTCAAGTTCCTTACCGTGGCGGAAGTCGCCTCGGTGATGAGGGTGTCGAAGATGACGGTGTACCGCCTGGTGCACAGCGGTCATCTGCCGGCGATTCGGGTGGGGAGGTCCTTCCGGGTACCGGAGCAGGCGGTGCACGAGTATCTCCGCGAATCCTTCGTGGGGGTGGAATCGGCGTGA
- a CDS encoding 30S ribosomal protein bS22: MGSVIKKRRKRMAKKKHRKLLKRTRVQRRNKK; the protein is encoded by the coding sequence GTGGGCTCTGTTATCAAGAAGCGGCGCAAGCGGATGGCCAAGAAGAAGCACCGCAAGCTGCTCAAGCGCACGCGCGTTCAGCGTCGCAACAAGAAGTAA
- a CDS encoding NAD-dependent epimerase/dehydratase family protein — MGKVVLVTGVARQLGGRLVRRIGRDPEVDRVIAVDAQTPGHQLGGAEFVRADIRQPAIARVLAEHAVDTVVHLDVTGTPLGAGGRTSVKETNVIGTMQLLGACQKSPTVRRLVVKSSTSVYGSAPRDPAVFLETTPPKSLPSGGFAKDAVEVEGYVRGFARRRPDVAVCVLRFANILGPCADSPLAEFFSLPVMPTVLGYDPRLQFVHEDDVVDVLGIALHEPRRGTLNSGTFNIAGDGVLTLAQCSRRLGRPTVPVLLPAVTWIGSALRTVGVTDFSPEQIRLLTHGRVVSTVQMRETLGFTPRYTTAETFADFARSKGPGLLPPQALVKAVDQVAAALPSGRGARPAGRTPGRSG; from the coding sequence TTGGGCAAGGTCGTGCTCGTCACCGGGGTCGCCCGACAGCTCGGCGGCCGTCTCGTGCGCCGCATCGGGCGCGATCCCGAGGTGGACCGGGTGATCGCGGTGGACGCCCAGACGCCCGGACACCAACTGGGCGGCGCGGAGTTCGTCCGTGCCGACATCCGCCAGCCGGCCATCGCGCGCGTGCTCGCCGAACACGCCGTGGACACCGTCGTGCACCTGGACGTCACCGGTACGCCGCTGGGTGCCGGCGGGCGCACGTCGGTCAAGGAGACCAACGTCATCGGCACCATGCAGCTGCTGGGTGCCTGCCAGAAGTCCCCGACCGTCCGGCGGCTGGTGGTGAAGTCCAGCACGAGCGTGTACGGCTCCGCGCCCCGGGACCCCGCGGTCTTCCTGGAGACGACCCCGCCCAAGTCGCTGCCGAGCGGCGGGTTCGCCAAGGACGCCGTCGAGGTCGAGGGCTATGTGCGCGGTTTCGCCCGGCGCCGGCCGGACGTGGCCGTGTGCGTGCTGCGGTTCGCGAACATCCTGGGCCCGTGCGCGGATTCCCCGCTCGCGGAGTTCTTCTCGCTGCCGGTGATGCCGACGGTCCTCGGCTACGATCCGCGCCTCCAGTTCGTCCACGAGGACGACGTGGTCGACGTCCTCGGGATCGCGCTGCACGAGCCGCGCCGGGGCACCCTGAACAGCGGCACGTTCAACATCGCGGGCGACGGCGTGCTCACCCTCGCCCAGTGCTCGCGCCGGCTCGGGCGGCCGACGGTCCCGGTGCTGCTCCCGGCGGTGACGTGGATCGGTTCGGCGCTGCGGACGGTCGGGGTGACCGACTTCTCGCCGGAGCAGATCCGGCTGCTCACCCACGGCAGGGTGGTCAGCACCGTGCAGATGCGCGAGACACTGGGGTTCACCCCGCGGTACACGACGGCGGAGACGTTCGCGGACTTCGCCCGCAGCAAGGGGCCGGGGCTGCTGCCGCCCCAGGCCCTGGTGAAGGCGGTCGACCAGGTGGCGGCGGCACTGCCCTCCGGGCGGGGCGCGCGGCCGGCCGGCCGTACGCCCGGCCGCAGTGGATGA
- a CDS encoding lysophospholipid acyltransferase family protein, which translates to MADAKVIPFDDDRSRGGAQRPARRRPAGAGRRKPEAAPAGESAGGGEQPAGAGAARLPHGRGAGPRESVVSALPGQPAGDDGEPAAGPSGGPVPSEGGGWERRIAGGLAFLRKRLTGDYEVDEFGFDEELTDQVLMSLLRPMYENYFRVEVKGIENIPSEGGALVVANHSGTLPLDGLMLQVAVHDNHPAGRHLRLLAADLVFMLPVVNELARKAGHTLACAEDAERLLTRGEVVGVMPEGFKGIGKPFSDRYKLQRFGRGGFVSTAMRVGAPIVPCSIVGAEEIYPMIGNAKTLARVLGFPYFPITPTFPWLGPLGAVPLPTKWTIQFGEPIATDGYPPEAAEDPMLMFNLTDQVREQIQHTLYKLLVQRRSVFF; encoded by the coding sequence ATGGCGGACGCCAAGGTCATTCCGTTCGACGACGACCGTTCGCGCGGTGGCGCGCAGCGCCCCGCTCGGCGGCGGCCCGCCGGGGCCGGCCGCAGGAAGCCCGAGGCGGCCCCCGCGGGCGAGTCGGCGGGCGGCGGCGAGCAGCCGGCCGGCGCCGGGGCGGCACGGCTGCCCCACGGGCGCGGTGCGGGGCCCCGGGAGAGTGTGGTGAGCGCGCTGCCCGGGCAGCCGGCCGGGGACGACGGGGAGCCGGCCGCCGGGCCGTCCGGCGGACCGGTGCCGTCGGAGGGCGGGGGCTGGGAGCGGCGGATCGCGGGAGGGCTGGCGTTCCTGCGCAAGCGGCTGACCGGTGACTACGAGGTGGACGAGTTCGGCTTCGACGAGGAGCTCACCGACCAGGTCCTGATGTCGCTGCTCCGCCCGATGTACGAGAACTACTTCCGCGTCGAGGTGAAGGGCATCGAGAACATCCCGTCCGAGGGCGGGGCGCTGGTGGTGGCCAACCACTCCGGGACGCTGCCGCTGGACGGACTGATGCTCCAGGTGGCCGTCCACGACAACCACCCGGCGGGGCGGCATCTGCGGCTGCTCGCCGCCGACCTGGTGTTCATGCTGCCGGTCGTCAACGAGCTGGCCCGCAAGGCGGGGCACACCCTGGCGTGCGCGGAGGACGCGGAGCGGCTCCTCACGCGCGGCGAGGTGGTCGGGGTGATGCCGGAGGGCTTCAAGGGCATCGGGAAGCCCTTCTCCGACCGCTACAAGCTCCAGCGGTTCGGCCGGGGCGGGTTCGTGTCGACGGCGATGCGGGTCGGAGCGCCGATCGTGCCGTGCTCGATCGTCGGCGCCGAGGAGATCTACCCGATGATCGGCAACGCCAAGACGCTGGCGCGGGTGCTGGGGTTCCCGTACTTCCCGATCACGCCGACGTTCCCGTGGCTGGGCCCGCTGGGCGCGGTGCCGCTGCCGACGAAGTGGACCATCCAGTTCGGGGAGCCCATCGCGACGGACGGGTATCCGCCGGAGGCGGCGGAGGACCCGATGCTGATGTTCAACCTGACCGATCAGGTGCGGGAGCAGATCCAGCACACGCTGTACAAGCTTCTGGTGCAGCGCCGTTCGGTCTTCTTCTGA
- a CDS encoding DUF5667 domain-containing protein, whose translation MIANVSAHRRASAFAQALEDQAAVQPDTPVEETGQERLLSLAHGLGELPKPEMDPEVKVVQRARLVAAMETMLMEGTAGTGASAGPTVPEQRTHGRGAHRASPLRKLRPRSRWSKGLAAGGLTVGVAAGAFSGVAAASGDALPGDSLYGLKRGMEDFRLVLADGDSDRGELYLDQASTRLSEARRLMERDRAGSLDHESMGEIRRVLTGMRHDVGEGHRLLSAAYARDGSLGPIATLDSFSRAHRDTWNGLRDRLPLQLADVGADVSSAFDAIDEEVGPLQALLPPTPQGDTPGSPAPGTGEASGTATHPGSPAPSRPGQESGRPGQDTAPRPSGSSTAPADDGLLGGNTGGLLDPPAQQTTPPPSGRQSQDPVPDVTIPPLLPGILPGLGFDAEDE comes from the coding sequence GTGATCGCGAACGTTTCGGCACACCGGCGGGCGAGCGCCTTCGCCCAGGCCTTGGAAGACCAGGCGGCCGTACAGCCGGACACCCCGGTCGAGGAGACCGGGCAGGAACGGCTGCTCAGCCTGGCACACGGTCTCGGCGAACTGCCGAAACCGGAGATGGACCCCGAGGTCAAGGTGGTCCAGCGCGCCCGGCTCGTGGCCGCCATGGAAACGATGCTCATGGAGGGCACCGCCGGCACAGGTGCGTCCGCGGGCCCTACGGTGCCCGAGCAGCGGACCCACGGCCGCGGCGCCCATCGGGCCTCCCCGCTCCGGAAGTTGCGGCCGCGTTCCCGGTGGTCCAAGGGACTTGCGGCCGGCGGACTGACCGTGGGCGTTGCCGCGGGCGCGTTCAGCGGAGTGGCCGCTGCCAGTGGCGACGCCCTCCCGGGTGACTCGCTGTACGGACTCAAGCGCGGCATGGAGGACTTCCGGCTGGTCCTCGCGGACGGCGACTCCGACCGCGGCGAGCTCTACCTCGACCAGGCCTCCACCCGGCTGAGCGAGGCCCGCCGCCTGATGGAGCGCGACCGCGCGGGCAGCCTGGACCACGAATCCATGGGCGAGATCCGCCGGGTGCTCACCGGCATGCGGCACGACGTCGGCGAAGGCCACCGGCTGCTCAGCGCCGCGTACGCGCGCGACGGCTCGCTCGGCCCGATCGCCACCCTGGACTCCTTCTCGCGCGCCCACCGCGACACCTGGAACGGCCTGCGCGACCGGCTCCCCCTCCAGCTCGCCGACGTCGGCGCCGACGTCAGCTCGGCCTTCGACGCCATAGACGAAGAGGTCGGCCCGCTCCAGGCACTGCTCCCGCCCACCCCGCAGGGCGACACCCCCGGATCGCCCGCCCCGGGCACGGGCGAGGCATCCGGCACCGCCACCCACCCCGGCAGCCCGGCGCCCTCCCGGCCCGGGCAGGAGAGCGGCCGGCCCGGTCAGGACACGGCACCGCGCCCGTCCGGATCCAGCACCGCCCCCGCCGACGACGGTCTGCTCGGCGGCAACACCGGCGGTCTCCTCGACCCGCCCGCACAGCAGACCACCCCGCCCCCGTCCGGCAGGCAGTCGCAGGACCCCGTCCCCGACGTCACCATCCCGCCGCTGCTTCCGGGCATCCTCCCCGGACTCGGCTTCGACGCCGAGGACGAATGA
- a CDS encoding ECF subfamily RNA polymerase sigma factor, BldN family codes for MYPHVGVDASGLATLRAAVIDHLRGLVPAAYAVPAFATPALAGGGPAAPCYALADGIESGPARTAVADGRRAGDARTVARRGTRTAGASTTARRPTADSDSARMMDLVERAQAGEAEAFGRLYDQYSDTVYRYIYYRVGGKATAEDLTSETFLRALRRISTFTWQGRDFGAWLVTIARNLVADHFKSSRFRLEVTTGEMLDANEVERSPEDSVLESLSNAALLEAVRKLNPQQQECVTLRFLQGLSVAETARAMGKNEGAIKTLQYRAVRTLARLLPEDAR; via the coding sequence GTGTACCCACACGTCGGGGTTGACGCCTCGGGCCTGGCTACGCTGCGCGCAGCGGTCATCGACCACTTGCGCGGCCTCGTCCCCGCCGCGTACGCCGTCCCCGCATTCGCCACACCCGCCCTCGCCGGCGGCGGTCCCGCCGCCCCCTGCTACGCCCTCGCGGACGGCATCGAGTCGGGCCCGGCGCGCACCGCGGTCGCCGACGGGCGCCGGGCAGGCGACGCACGCACCGTCGCCAGACGGGGCACCCGGACCGCCGGCGCCTCGACCACCGCCCGCCGCCCCACGGCCGACAGCGACAGCGCGCGCATGATGGACCTCGTCGAGCGCGCCCAGGCCGGCGAGGCCGAGGCGTTCGGCAGGCTGTACGACCAGTACAGCGACACCGTCTACCGCTACATCTACTACCGCGTCGGCGGTAAGGCCACGGCCGAGGACCTGACCAGCGAGACCTTCCTGCGCGCCCTGCGGCGGATCTCCACCTTCACCTGGCAGGGCCGCGACTTCGGCGCCTGGCTGGTGACGATCGCGCGCAACCTCGTCGCCGACCACTTCAAGTCGAGCCGCTTCCGCCTGGAGGTGACCACCGGCGAGATGCTCGACGCCAACGAGGTCGAGCGCAGCCCGGAGGACTCCGTCCTGGAGTCCCTGTCCAACGCCGCCCTGCTCGAAGCCGTGCGCAAACTCAACCCGCAGCAGCAGGAGTGCGTGACCCTGCGCTTCCTCCAGGGGCTGTCCGTCGCCGAGACCGCCCGCGCCATGGGCAAGAACGAAGGCGCGATCAAGACCCTGCAGTACCGCGCCGTCCGCACCCTCGCCCGGCTGCTGCCCGAAGACGCCCGCTGA
- a CDS encoding HAD family hydrolase: MAALGWLTPRRRSATARSVLAGEAAAEAARKSSQTIEALQELEGEQAPPAEPVFPVAGDVHAAAFFDLDNTVMQGAAIFHLGRGLYKRKFFHRSELARFAWQQAWFRLAGVEDPEHMQDARESALSIVKGHRVSELMTIGEEIYDEYMADRIWPGTRALAQAHLDAGQKVWLVTAAPVETATIIAGRLGLTGALGTVAESVDGVYTGKLVGEPLHGPAKAEAVRALASAEGLELERCAAYSDSHNDIPMLSLVGHPYAINPDSKLRKHARARDWRLRDYRTGRKAAKVGIPAAAGVGALAGGTAAAVALHRRRR; the protein is encoded by the coding sequence ATGGCCGCACTGGGATGGCTCACCCCCCGAAGGCGCTCCGCCACGGCACGCAGCGTGCTGGCAGGCGAGGCCGCAGCCGAGGCAGCCCGCAAGTCCTCGCAGACCATCGAGGCGCTCCAGGAGCTGGAGGGCGAGCAGGCGCCGCCCGCCGAGCCGGTCTTCCCCGTCGCCGGCGACGTGCACGCCGCCGCCTTCTTCGACCTCGACAACACCGTGATGCAGGGCGCGGCGATCTTCCACCTCGGCCGCGGGCTGTACAAGCGCAAGTTCTTCCACCGCAGCGAACTCGCCCGGTTCGCCTGGCAGCAGGCATGGTTCCGGCTGGCCGGCGTCGAGGACCCCGAGCACATGCAGGACGCCCGCGAGAGCGCCCTGTCGATCGTGAAGGGCCACCGCGTCTCCGAGCTGATGACCATCGGCGAGGAGATCTACGACGAGTACATGGCCGACCGCATCTGGCCCGGCACCCGCGCGCTGGCCCAGGCGCACCTGGACGCGGGCCAGAAGGTCTGGCTGGTGACCGCGGCCCCGGTCGAGACCGCCACGATCATCGCCGGCCGGCTCGGGCTGACCGGGGCGCTGGGCACCGTCGCGGAGTCGGTCGACGGCGTGTACACCGGCAAACTCGTCGGGGAGCCGCTGCACGGCCCGGCGAAGGCGGAGGCGGTACGCGCCCTGGCCTCCGCCGAGGGACTCGAACTCGAGCGCTGCGCCGCGTACAGCGACAGCCACAACGACATCCCGATGCTGTCCCTGGTCGGCCACCCGTACGCGATCAACCCGGACAGCAAGCTGCGCAAGCACGCCCGCGCGCGCGACTGGCGGCTGCGCGACTACCGGACCGGCCGCAAGGCCGCCAAGGTCGGCATCCCCGCGGCCGCGGGCGTCGGCGCCCTCGCCGGCGGCACCGCCGCGGCCGTCGCCCTCCACCGCCGCCGCCGCTGA
- a CDS encoding glutaredoxin family protein: MSPLLRRTKKRADERVVTLIGKPGCHLCDDAREAVRAVCAETGAAFEEKDITRDEELHRAYWEQIPVVLVDGEQHTFWRVDPARLRRALRD; this comes from the coding sequence ATGAGTCCGCTGCTGCGCCGTACGAAGAAGAGGGCCGACGAGCGTGTCGTCACGCTGATCGGCAAGCCCGGCTGCCATCTGTGCGACGACGCGCGCGAGGCCGTGCGCGCGGTGTGCGCCGAGACCGGGGCCGCGTTCGAGGAGAAGGACATCACCCGGGACGAGGAACTCCACCGCGCCTACTGGGAGCAGATCCCGGTGGTCCTGGTCGACGGCGAGCAGCACACGTTCTGGCGGGTCGACCCGGCGCGGCTGCGCCGGGCGCTGCGGGACTGA
- a CDS encoding redox-sensing transcriptional repressor Rex, whose protein sequence is MATGRNHRPATRSRGIPEATVARLPLYLRALTALSERSVPTVSSEELAAAAGVNSAKLRKDFSYLGSYGTRGVGYDVEYLVYQISRELGLTQDWPVVIVGIGNLGAALANYGGFASRGFRVAALIDADPSMAGKPVAGIPVQHTDELEKIISDNGVSIGVISTPAGAAQQVCERLIAAGVTSILNFAPTVLSVPDGVDVRKVDLSIELQILAFHEQRKAGEEAESSTRKGPDGDMPAVMPA, encoded by the coding sequence GTGGCAACTGGCCGAAATCACCGACCGGCGACCCGTAGCCGAGGAATCCCCGAGGCCACCGTCGCCCGGCTCCCGCTGTACCTCCGCGCGCTGACGGCGCTGTCGGAGCGGTCCGTGCCCACGGTGTCGTCCGAGGAGCTCGCGGCCGCGGCGGGCGTCAACTCCGCGAAGCTGCGCAAGGACTTCTCCTACCTCGGCTCCTACGGGACCCGCGGTGTCGGCTACGACGTCGAGTACCTCGTCTACCAGATCTCCCGTGAGCTGGGGCTCACCCAGGACTGGCCGGTCGTCATCGTCGGCATCGGAAACCTCGGCGCCGCGCTCGCCAACTACGGCGGGTTCGCCTCCCGCGGCTTCCGCGTCGCCGCGCTGATCGACGCCGACCCGTCCATGGCGGGCAAGCCCGTCGCGGGCATCCCCGTCCAGCACACGGACGAGCTGGAGAAGATCATCAGCGACAACGGCGTGTCGATCGGCGTGATCTCGACCCCCGCCGGGGCCGCCCAGCAGGTCTGCGAGCGTCTGATCGCGGCCGGTGTCACCTCCATCCTCAACTTCGCCCCGACCGTGCTGTCCGTGCCGGACGGCGTCGACGTGCGCAAGGTCGACCTCTCGATCGAGCTGCAGATCCTCGCCTTCCACGAGCAGCGGAAGGCCGGCGAGGAGGCCGAGTCCTCGACGCGGAAGGGACCTGACGGGGACATGCCCGCCGTGATGCCGGCATGA